A single genomic interval of Lathyrus oleraceus cultivar Zhongwan6 chromosome 7, CAAS_Psat_ZW6_1.0, whole genome shotgun sequence harbors:
- the LOC127107002 gene encoding uncharacterized protein LOC127107002, giving the protein MEILAELRAQVLQLQNENARYREERCASEAKDTSDRASINCQPKFPEGISPCQLYLSSPTYRIVGKGKVHNTSGELLHHNPLPVGYMKVSVDLVLDTNALLPLPDVVSETTLMRDAVGSFVGWPSDLIFPDAEVYMF; this is encoded by the exons atggagatcttggcggagttaagggcacaagtactccaactgcaaaacgagaatgcaaggtatagagaggaaaggtgcgcttccgaggcaaaagatactagtgaccgagctagtatcaattgtcaaccgaaatttcccgag ggcatttcaccttgtcagctgtatctatcatcaccaacttatcgcatagttggcaagggaaaagtgcacaatacttcgggtgaattacttcaccataatcccctcccggtgggatatatgaaagtttcggttgaccttgtattagatacgaacgcccttctaccattacctgacgttgtttcagagacaacgttgatgcgagatgcagtcggatcctttgttggttggccgtcagatctaattttccctgatgccgaggtatatatgttctaa